CCAGGTTATTCTTTTGCCTCCACAGATGTGAGGTGTGTCTTGTCCTGTAGAAACCTTTTTTcattaaaacctttatttaacaacATTTACACAGGACCTTTATATAGCATTAACACAATGATGTTTAAGAGCCAAGGGTCAATCCAAGCAGCTGGCTAAATATTGTTTCTTGCAGTGTGTTCTTTTGAAGACATACAGATGTATTATTACTCTTTTTTATAACTAACAATTCACCATGTTGAACAGCTGTGCTTCCactgtagcccagaacagacaaaccaaacactggctctagagaggaacttttgtgtttttgtaaatttCTCCTACACACTTAGAAGGACAGTATGTAAAAGAAGTTATGCACCTCACCTCTAGAGTAGCTATTCTCTACCCATTGATTTGTAGACATTGGGTCACAAGTCCTGAAGTCTAGAGAGTTCTCAGCTAACCAGCAATTAAAGTGTGTCCATTCATGTTGATGTCATTACTGTGTTCCCATTAGGAGCGTCCTCGGCCGGAGTTTGCAGCCATGGCCCCGACGATGGAGCAAAACCCAGTGACCGGGGTCAAAGAGCCCTACTTTCCAGAGAAGACCAGGCTGTCCCGCATGTTCACTGGCTCCATGGTGATCATTATGATGGTGAGACactatttaaagtttaaagtcagTCACTGTCATGAGTTTGTAATCTGATGAATACAGTTCACTTTGttattgtattgtttgttttctgtggaaaTACATATCACATATCATGATTTGACTGTTATGCAACATCTTAATACACTCACATACAAACTTTTCTTATCCTCACAGTCATTTTCATACTTGGTTTCAGTGAAGAGGCTTAGTGTATTTCAAGTTTTTACTTTAATGATCCTCGAAGGAAAGAGAAATGGGGTTTACACCTGTGTGCTGCTCCACCCAATCCTGCAGTGGTAACTGAACCCTTTTCTAAAAATGAATCTAGGTCATTTACCCACAGGGCTAGATATGATCTGATATTCTTAGTCATACACTGTAGGCTCAGTCTCAAGATGAATTTGTTCTTGGGCAGGTACCTGAGGATCAGTTTTCCCCCACCCTTCACCTGACAATACTGATGGAGGTAGAAAAAATCGGAAATGCTACCATGGCACCACGCTACGTAGAATATTATCTGTGATCATTTACTGAAATTTGGAAAGCAAACCATGAGTGACAAAGAGACTGTAGCTTTCTTTTTTACTAGTGAAAAAGAATCAAACTATTGGCAGCTGTGTAGATCACTGCCATCCGTGATGATGACTGCTCTCCATTTGGCTGTGCTATTGTGCCACATGAGATGTAGGCACGATGGTGGGGAAACCTGCGTAAATGGAGGTGAAGAACTACTTCACTGACATGTTGTATACTGCATATTTCTTTACTGTTTTCCAACACAAATCACCCAGCGTTCTTGTGTCTTCCCtctcagctgtgtgtggtgATGATCTTCCTGGTGACAGTTGTCATGTGCCGCGGTatcatcagtgtgatgatgttTCATACGGGGAGCCCCGTCCTGCGTACAGAGGTATGTCACAGGACACAGGGCCTggatttaaatttgttttactttgaatatttatttcttgTAATTACGACTACATGCACACACTACAGCTCTGTGttctctgaatgtgtgtgtatgcataacaattaaacacatgttcacGTTCTCAGGCAGGAACCATTGCCAACATCTCCAGCAGTATTGTGAATCTGGGTCTTATCCTGTTGATGGGCCGGGTCTACACTGCATTAGCTGAACAGCTCACTAAATGGGGTAAGAATCAATACTGCTCCTCACCTCAAGTCTCACTACTGTATATATTGATATCAGCCTCCCACTGGATTTCCCCTAACTAAAATCTGAGACTCCTCAAAGAGCAGATGATGTCTTGAATCTGATCCCAGCATCTGAGGTCTTTGAGTTCATGAATGACTGCAACACGCGCACATTTTTGTTGTGTGAGATCTTTCAGTAATCTTACAGTAGCTGCAACATCTGGCAGTGTTATGGTGGAAGATACAGAAATAATGACATAATGAGAACCATGCTACTAAGTTAATGAAGAAACCTGTGATAACATTTCCAGATCCAGGTTCCACAAACAGGAAACTATCTTTAAAGGCTCATGGTtgtcatgctaacatgctcaccaTGTCACCATCTTAGTTTCACGTAGTAGCGTGCTAACGTGAACAAAACCTACCCCAAAATGtcttattataattatttatagaataaaaatatattaaagcaTAGATTAAAAGCCAGCAGATCACCAAAGATGCTACATTTCCTCCTGTAAGGAACTTGAAGGTttatacagtataaaacagtATGACAATCTATCCATTTTTTGTTGAGACGTTTCCATCTGAACCAAAGTGGCTGACCATCAGGCCAATATTGCTGTCTTTAGTGCCACTCAACTGAAGTGGCTGAAAACAGTCAGCACCACAAATATTCATCGCTGTATTCAGTGTCTTCCTCAAGATCTGAGCTCCTTTATTTTGATCACTAGCGGTTGTAATAGATCACATTTGCGGTGAAAACAAATTATTAGATTGGTTGACATCTCTCTTGATGAGACAGCGTGAATGAAACTCATTCAGGTCAAGTTAATGATAAGTTAAGTTCATGGCTATATGATACAGTTTACACTGCTCATCTGGATCCTTTTTACATAGTTTTGGTGATTGTTTCTTTCATATAACAATATATTCAGCAGGTTATTGCTGAGATCTCTGAAGATGGCAACACGTGcagtcagatgatcagacagCTTTTAGGCAAAACACCTGATAACCAGACTTACctagaagagaaaacaaaggtaAACAGTACAAACATAAATGGGGTTTAATGTCTTAACACTGTGtccatgttttctgtgttgcagAGATGCACAGAACACAAACCCAGTATGACAACGCCTTCATCTTCAAGGTGTTCATCTTCCAGTTTGTTAACTTCTACTCGTCCCCTTTTTATGTGGCTTTCTTTAAAGGAAGGTGAGacaggagacacacagaaaggatcaaaatatgacaaacactTTGTGCCAAGTACTGTAAGACTTCAACTGTGccctttctgtgttttgtgtaggTTTGTGGGTTACCCCACCAACTATGGGACCTTGTTTGGGATGAGAAACGAAGACGTGAGGCTATAATTTACAGATGAATGTCAAAGAGTAAAAATATTCCATGTTGTCCCACTGTGTCATATcggtgtctttctgtgtgtcacaCTCTGTTGCAGTGTGGTCCGGGCGGCTGCCTCATTGAACTGGCTGAGCaactcttcatcatcatggTGGGGAAGCAACTCATCAACAACGTTCAGGAGTTCATTATCCCGTATGTTTCATGTTCAGACATCCATTATTTTACTGGAAATATTATGTTGTCTCTCTCCAAAGAGTTTCCCTGCTTTTAATGTAGAGCTTCAAAGGctgttagattagattaaatttaAATAGAACAGATTCATTAATACTAGTATAGCAcagatgtgacatttaaagTCTAAAAAGATCCACTCTTTGTTTTAGTCTCTTAGTGTCGCATCAGACTGCTGCATCCTGCAGTAAAGCTTATTGCTGTATCTCTGCAGTACTggcacagagtgtgtgtgtgtgtgtgtgtgtgtccagacaCATTGCAGACCAGACAACAGGGCAGAGTCAGGGTTGCAGAAGGTTTTAGACTTTTTTACCCTTAGTAGTGCTGTAATACAATTTTTCCCTTATTTCATATTTACCTTGAGTTTGTGAGGGCTTCCCAACTCCTATAAGAGTTAATGGACCATACAGCAACATACAGCAACTTCGGAAAAATACCAGACAAAGTGCCTGACAAGGTTTTTCCTATTGAGGACCCACAGATAAGGCCTTAATCTAACTGTGACAGTGGCAGGATGTCCTTCAGGTGGCGGCATCTCCCTCTTTGTCCCTCGTGGGGATGTTGGAGGGAGAAGCATGTGCCATTGTCTCAGTATAAATCAAAGACTGTGTTTGTGATATTTGTGTGATTAGTGACATGTGTTACTGATTTGTTTGACATGAGAGTTTTGAGGATATCCATTAGAGCGGAGCAAGGATGAGCCACTACTGTAAGCCACAACAGAAccatctgcagctgtttttgaAGGGTTGAGCCTGAGGGACTTGTTATTTGAGACAACTGCTACCAATGCATCCAACtttgaagaaatgaaaaactcATGCTCATTGCATAACACTGAAATTAAGCTAACTCAGTTTTCCATGTGATATAATATCTATAAAGTATAGTTTGTATTTGGGGTGTACAAAGTGGCAACAGTAGGAAATAATGAAAGGCAGTGTAACAAGTAAAACATAGGAAATATCATTAGAATAatcagatatttgtcatgtttatttcatatttataagctctctgtctctctgctctgacagtAAAGTGAAGGCCTGGCATCAGAAGAGAACTTTGGCCAAGGTGATGGGGGATAAGGCAGCTCATGAGCCTCAGCGCTGGGAGGAAGACTACCAGCTGGTGGAGTGTGAAGGCCTGTTTGAAGAGTACCTGGAGATGGGCATGTATCATCTACTATACTTGAAGGACATGATGTCACTGCATGCAATAACATacagtgtaaacatgtttcttatTGTGCTGCAGTGCTCCAATTTGGATTCATCACCATCTTCGTGGCAGCGTTCCCCCTCGCTCCACTCTTCGCACTCCTCAACAACTGGGTGGAAATCCGTCTGGATGCCCACAAGTTTGCATGCGAGTACCGGCGTCCGGTGGCAGAGCGCGCCCAGAACATTGGAGTCTGGTTCAACATACTGGAAGCCCTGTCACACCTGTCCGTCATCGCCAATGTGAGTCATTTAAATGTGATGCCAGACCAGACTGTACTGATCTCTTTTCTACAGCATCATCTTTTGTCGTTCTTCTGTCTGCCCTCCGTAGGCTTTCCTAATAGCCTTCACGTCAGATTTTTTACCTCGCCTGCTCTACCAGTACAAGTTCAACAACGACCTTGATGGATACGTCAACTTCACCTTGGCTTACGCACCACTAAACTACACCGAGTACCCCATGTGCAGGTACACTGTCTACTGATTGTCTGAATGCATGTGATATTAGAGTGGGGAAACAGTCTTTGGCAAAATCTTTCTTCAAACACTCAGGGTTTTAGTTTAATCTTGCTGACGGATCACAGACTTGACCAACAGAGGGTGGTATTACTAATGTTTAATCtcttgtttcagtttgttctcatgtgctgctgcagcctccGCCACTGCTGCTGCATATAGACATACatcatcaataaaacacattgtcCTGCAGTaactctgtattttttttatttattttatagatataAAGCGTACAGAGACAACACTGGAAACTACTCACTGTTCTACTGGGAGCTTCTTGCTGTCAGACTTGGTTTTATCATCGCCTTTGAGGTATGAATGAagctgttttgtctttgttttattgattttaatgtgcccatttttattcttttgtatCTTTTACCCACGTCTCTCTGTACATCTGTTTTCAGTTGCATACTTGAATACTGCTCAGTTAGCGCTCTCTTAGtgtatgttttagtttttccatCATATGTGAAGCTTGCCCATATTAGCACTTGATATTATATTGTATACAATTGTTATTTTGTGGTTGACATATAATTTTACTTGTCTCTCTTCATTTATCTAGCACTGATCCAGGCCTCTCTGAAAATCTTTGAAAATCTTTGGCATTCAGAGTTGGAGTTAGTGTAAAGTTCAGTTCATAAATCTTTCACACAGCCACAGTCAAAAGGTctatacttcttttttttttcttttgcgtCAACAAACCAAGCCCATTCCTGCctacatataaaacatgtaaatcttTGACAACAAGTCACAAatattgttgcattttttttaaataggctCAGTAATTTCATAAAACAGCtgagcactgtagtttttacACAACAGGAGGACATAATGCATTTgtcagggactattttcaggCACGGATTAATACACGTTGAGTGATTATGGCAGCAGGACAGTGGATGTGGGATTGACTCATCATGTCAGGGACATCTTGTCGCTTTCATCAGTGGTTTgctctgttgtcatggagataaTTCAACTAACATTCGCTGATAGAGGTGAGAAGTGGCTGAAAGCTCCAGAAGTAATTTACTAAGTGGACAGAGTAAACACTTTAAAGGTCATGGTTCAAACCcactttgtgttatttatgatGTAATGTTCAAACACAGAATGTTTGACAGGAGAGGCAGTGTTCTGCAATCTGATGAGGAGCTTAaatgtctctcctcctccagcatgtGGTGTTCTTCGTGCTGCGAGCCATCGACTGGATCGTACCAGACTTCCCCGAATCCCTGGAGCTGAAGATCAAGAGGGAGCGCTACCTGGCGAAGCAGGCTCTGGCTGAAAATCAGGAGGCTCTGTTGGTGAGTCGAGGCCGAGGGGCCAACCCTGCCACCCCAGGCACCTCCAGCCCAGGTCAGTAGAACATgggacacacatatacacacacacagacacacaatgccGTGCAgcacacattcataaaacatGACGCTTTAGTTCTGTAATTTTTTATAAGGTGAGGATAAGATTGAGGTGATCAGAATTTCCTTTGTGCTGCTCAAAGcaatgaaattatattttaggAACCTCAACAGAGGTGATTTTTTCCAGAAACGATGTCCTTCTTACGCTGGACAACCTACAAACCTCACTGTTTTGCTGTTTCAATTCATAgttgttaaattaaatgaacaattaattttttttttttttaatgattgatGTTCTGtcgtgtgttgttgtggttccacacaggtgatctctgtaaCAGTGCACCGGCAGAGTTCACAAGTTCCGCGTGGTGTTAAACCTGTCACGGAGACTGTTAGACTGATTCTCATAAATAAATTCCAGATTTTAAAAAGGGTTTTAAAAGCTCACCCACCCATGCACACGCCTCCACAGAGCATTTGCAAAGCACCTGCGGCCCGACTAGCTATTATAAACTCGCTATGCTGCACGCAACATGATCATTAAAGGTAATCTGTGTCGGATCTGAGCCAAAAGTGTCAGCGTCAGATGAATACGATTACATTCATGGCCCTTGTTGGCTGATGTCTGTTGGCAGTGTCATTTCCTCTCAGCACTGCTGTTGATGTTTAACTTAAAATGATGACGGCAAAAGGAAACATTCaagcaagaaaataaacagttcTAATACACTCTGTGTCAGAGTTCATATTCTGCACCTGAGGATCAGCCTGTACATTCATGTTACTGTATTTTCAtcctcgtctgtgtgtgtgtgtgtgtgtgtgtgtgtgtgtgtgtgtgtgtgtgtgtgtgtgtgtccctgtgctCTGACCcatgctgttgttgtgtgtctcaTGTAGTGAATGTTGCTGGATGAGGACAGGTGAGTACTTCACAACAAGTAAGTACATGGCATTCTCAAGAAGGATGTCATATTTCAGTAATCATAGCAGAGctgatcaaattaaaatgagctCATCAGATATGATCCATCGATATATGTGATAAGTCAAAACAAAATCTGTAAAAAGACAGTGGCCCAGAGGTGGACAAGGTCCTGATTGTGCCAGAGATTATAGTAACAGAGATGCAAAGCTGAGGAGAGAATGTTGCTGATATGGTTTAATGAATATCACATTATAAATAGGAAtatttttcagatattttaaattGAGCAAAGTAACCTGTAAAATAATCATCACACACAACTCTTGAAtgtgttttgtcacatttttcttgTAAATCATTCACTTTAACAGCACCATGTTGGAAAACAACAAGATAGCATTGTCTTATTATCACAATATGATACCAACCAGATGATAAAATGCTTTATTCCTCAGCCTTCATAAACTTCAAGCAGGCACAAAATCTACATGcaataaactaataaactaCTAACTAAACTAGCTGCCATTGTAACTTCTCTCACATCTGTGTGTTAACTATGGATTGGGAGTCAGACATGGTTAGGCCAGCTTAGCATGAGACTCAAGGAAGCCTCTGTCTTCACTTTAACTCTGTGGATCATATCACATATAGAGGTGCTTCtaagtgtattttttaatttggtcTGAGACGGGCTGTTTTCAACACTCTAGTTCCATACTAAACACGCAGAAGTGAGATTGACGTCAAACAGCATATTTTCCCAAACTGTTTTAAAGCTCACAGTAATTGAAACATGCTTTATAGTCAGTGTTACTTTTATAACCAGCTTGTTCcacagtaatgtaataaagtaTCAGACAGCTGTAATACAGTAGCATGTTGCAACAAAGATTGTCTGTGTCagctttttcccccctctccatATGTCTTAGATTATTCAGTCTGACTGAACTAACTCTGTCCTCCGTCTCTCTGCTCATTCCCCATTCCTTCCGTGTCAAAACCCAACTGCACTGCCTCCCCTGAAGCAAGCGACGCGTCCTTTGGAAACATGAGTTAGGACTCCAGCGTGGAGAACTAGTGCTTCGAGGGGAGAACGGGAGGAACACTGGAGGGATACAAGACACTCCTTCACATCTGGCATAACATCAGTGAACTTTTTCCCTCCCTGAGTggtatacacatatattttttattttttattctactCATGTGCATACTGCTGCACGGACATTATAATAAGCAGGTGTGTAATTGTGGCTTAACTCAcccaaaacataaatatattcatactAGGCCTATACAGATGACATTTTCACATGTGCAAGGGTCTGTCCCTGATCACGACTTTGCTGTCCAAATGGGTTACTGACTCTACAGTAACTAGGCCTTATCCTgtgtgaaggaaaaagaaaaacactctgaaaaatgtgattaatatttgaatatttgtaatTAATGTTTGAATATGCAATTATTTTAAGCCTGCTTACAGTCTCTGAAAACAGTtagaagcaaaaaaacaacttcaaaatcCAGACTTCCTTTGCCTGGTTATCCCAGTCTGATGTTTCTCTATTGGATCAAgtgcatttgtttatttatttaattgtgttggcagaaatataaaagtactacataaatatactgtatataaaaatgaatcGTGGCTAACTTGGGGTAAACGTCAGTGgccaaaatgcaacaaaaagaaCAGGCACAATATCGATCATAATGAAACCACATCCATACCACTATGTGCTGACAGAACGCAGCATGAATTGTAAATGCTATCAGACTGTTTTCAGGTACTGTTGGGTcctcttcacacacacctgaaacctGCATCAGACCTGAGGGTGACTACAAGTTATGGATGCAATGGTATCACAGTAAATTGATGTTATATGTTTTTAACAAAATTAAAGAGTAACTTAATCCCTcctaaaaaatgttgtttttgatgaCATCTTGTGGTTGAAGTTCCCACCTTGAtgcagtgacatcactgttgttgGGTGTGGTTGCAGATGCAACAGAGCACACTTTTGAACACACCCAACCACACCCATCAAATCAAGCTGGGTGTGGTCAGAGGTGGAACTTTCAACCAGAGAGGGCAGTGAAACACTGCtgttaagttactctttaaaaGGGTGCTCCAATGAAGTCGGGGAACAACAAGTCCTAGTGCATATcaaattattatgttttgtaaTGCCTTTCATAAAGTTGTAAACTGAGAAGGTTATTATAAGAGTTACAAAAGGTTCATTTTCTGCACAGAAACTGTCCTGGATGAATCATCTTTACAAAGGATTCGTAACCATGCTGGAAAATACCAGGAACGGTTAGTCACAAATACTACCTGTGTACATCAAAACAACTCCCAAGGTGTATTTCAGTAAGAAACATCCAATCACTGGCCTTATAATTCTCTATATGCACTGATGACaatgaatggaaaaaatgtatgacatcatcagggttatttttttcttacaaagtTCCTGCAGTGTGACAGACGACATAAAAactgatgtgtctgtgtaaaatcagtggagtgCCCCTCAAGGTAGAGTTGacattgctgttgttttctttatgatgGCCCCTTCAGGTCAAAGTACACCTACTTTTTACCACCGGCTGATGCTGTAAAAAGGCAAAGaaccaacatcaacatcatcttttttttccctcccctgtTCATTTGTAGTCTGATCGTGAGCACATACATCTTCTGTTGTCTTCACTACGATGAAGAACATCCACAAACATCTACACCATcctctgcagtgtgtatgtacatacacatatactgCACATGTTTACTGAGCATGTCCGTCTTTTCTACTTGAATACTCTGCAGAGTTCCACATGGAGGATTTGTGAGAGTTGCTTCTGTACGATACTGTAAACACAAGTGAAACAGGACCTCGatatagaaaatattttgtgtgtgagctgtttttcatttaagaCCTTTTAGAACCAAATAAATCTAGTTTAATGAATGCAAATGCCTCCTCAGCGTGGGATTATGAATTGCTGATGTGTCAGGTGGGGGATCCTGTTCTCTTCTGTGCTGTAGGGATCAACTTTAATGTTATCACAGCTTTCTATCTACCTCCTCCActttcttctccatctctcccacCCGCCCCCCCTCAAAGGATGTAACCTTCTCCACGCAGCAGAGACCTgcagacagatgaagaagaCTCTGATTTATTAGGAGTCAGAAACAGACAGGTGTTCGTTGAtgatttctctcttcctctgtctcctcccctcACAAACTCCACCGATGGCTGTGCCTTTGGGCAACtcctgacttttattttatcttttctcctcctcttccttctcacCCTTTTCACCCATTTCTgtactctctctcctccctctaaATATCTTATTTCACTTTTGtcattcttatttattttttttttacacgctctctcctcttctccttctccctccctttcctctctcttggCCACATTCATCTTCTGATTGTTATGATTGCTGCGCGTTCCTCTGCCATGGCCTGCAGGAAGAGTGAGTTAGTACATGTCAGCGAACACAGGTATGCACTGTGGACACCGGCTGGCTCATTTACCGACTGCTGGAGCGAAGAAGGAGACGATTTCCTGCATGAGCTGCAAAACAAAGCTCCAAACGAGCTACGAGGTAACGATGCAGCGAACAAGACGCTGCAATATGGCACGTGGAGGAGACTCACCTTAAAAAATTGCCCAAAAACAACTTATTAAAAAGTATTGCATTCCTGAGAAGTCAAGTATGATGCAGATATAGCTGGGTGATGAAATTAATACCATATTAACAAGAATATGTTTGCAATATTGATACACTGTATATCACAGTATGTACATTACAGACAAAGTCACATAAAAGTGAAGTTCAAAGCAAGAAATTGTTACATCTGTCTGCATAAATCAGAAAAATCCTGAATTATGTAATAAGACGATTTTCTCAGGGTACAACACCACAGACTGTtaataattttgaatttttgCCCATCCTTATTTAATATTGgcaacaaaacagagaaatcaTATGAAGACAGCCTTAGTTCATCAATATTAATATTCTAACCTTAATAACCACCTAAACCTCATTAACCCCTCAGTCATCAGTCATTTCAAAGATATGTTGTACAGCTGAACATTATTCAAAGTTAATTTTAAATTCTAGCAGAGAGCCTAAAGTTtccacaaagatgaaaaatatgttttggcTGTATAAATTCTGCAAAGGAGTTCtataatatttccatttgatggttggccaaaaacaaaacaagtttaataCACAGCACTGACATATCACCTTGTATCCTAATCctaattttatttaacatcacaGCTTTATTCAACCAAgaggaaatatttcaaattgtgCTGTCACTATTGCCACgttcaaatattgttttgttatcTCAGTGAGAATAGTGACACAAAAGGATAATCACAAACAGCGCTCAAGCCTTTAGCGACCTGTTTTCTCTGAACTGAAAGAGGGACAATTAGACGTCCACCACTGCCAAGTCCATTAGTGTCCTGCAGTAACAGAGCCTCCAGcgctcataaacacacacacacacacacacacacacaccaccaccaccattctTATCAAGTTTGATTAGTGAACATAGCTGATAAAACCATTCTTATCAAGTTTGATTAGTGAACATAGCTGATAAAGCAGCAGAGAGTTCAAGcatgctgcagcagcttctctctgtctcctcagtTTGACATTTAGTGAAAGCTGCCTGCAGAaatgtgcacacgcacacacacacaggcatttcTAGTGATGCCTCAGCAGTCACAGTGAGACAAATACATGCATACAGTGCATGCACAAAGGGCATATACAGCATGcaaatgtgcatgtttgcaagttgtggttgttttgaatttgaatgtgttAATGCAGAGCTCACACATTCGACTGAACACGCATatattgtgtgcatgtattgTTTTGCTGATAAGGAACACCAACCACCATAACAGATGCACACATGCGCATTTTTACTGCTGCACACTCCCATCGAGGagcaactttttttctctccaagtgtgtctgctccctctctctctgtttctgtctcaaaGCAGGTGCTGAAATGATACACTAAATAACTATTAGAGTTAGAGGAAGGgcaagagagggggaggagaaagagagaaaatgaaagagctCTTCCCAAcagtagcagagagagagagagagagagagagagggagggaggggaaaggaGCGAGAGGGACGAGAGAGCAGAGGAGCTTAGAGAAGGGATCTGCATTGTAAGTAGTTCTGAGGGCAGCAAGTGGTGGCTGTTTTTCAACCTGTTTTTGTCTTCCGGAGGAGGCTGAGAActagtagaagaagaacaagaagaggaagaaccAGGCAGAAGAGCACAGATCTGAAAAGTCTGtgttataaaacaaacaaagaagccgagagaggagaagggaggaaagaagCCGGGAGGAACACAAGGCAGCAATGGATAGCAGAGTGGCTCAGCCTGACCCTGGGATGGCCTGGattcacacactgctgctggccACCATCCAGCACACTCACTAGCCTGCTAACACCAATGAGGTAGAGTACTAAAGAACAGCAAGTcttgtgcacaaaaaaaatgaccaaagcAGAGAAATTCATTTCATGTTCTTTGGCTGCTGGGAGTGAAAGTTGagctgtgtctttgtgcacTTAGGAGGAAGCAGTGTTGTCCCGCCGGTCAGGTGCATTTCTCTGACAGCATATATGCTCTGAAAACAAAGGTAGATTGTCTCCCAGGAAACAGAAGGGATTATCGGGTGGCCAACACAGGACTCTTTTTAGCTGGATGTTGTCACATCAAACCAGCTGTTCATTCCATATATGCACGTGCATTGTAAATGCttgaaatgtgaatgtttaatgttgttttcaaCCCGTAGCCTGCACCCCAAAAAAAGTTCTAATCCAGCACAAGTAGATGCATTAATCCTGCCAGTGGGATCATCAACTTCACTATTCATTTATTCTCTTGGACGAAGTAGCTGCTTGCATCTATAATGTTTCTAGCAGCTCCTTAGGCAG
The sequence above is drawn from the Larimichthys crocea isolate SSNF chromosome XV, L_crocea_2.0, whole genome shotgun sequence genome and encodes:
- the ano11 gene encoding anoctamin-7 isoform X2; translation: MLRKGSELLKGDREVLLDLDYGGEAQTTDSYGSLQNGSFIPPRYLSAAAADEDEDGDDPIHIHCNTKSNQLPPQLGNYFRDGRTKIDFVLVWEIRSRRKRRGKGKVTGEDGEAVPTEDNSRSERKKAQLAQWREKFVQNLESAGLLMEKEETANEKKTIHFLKLSAPWDVLVYYAEELCVRAPLQAQPNLDLNTSARVMRRLCIPNVMMESVPNRPLDYYTCAFRKSKMNRFLGCDDHENYFTNTQRHRVVYEILARTVYGKRKRAEVGVDRLVNEGVYTAAFPLHEGTFKLPRYEIRPDELNQRQILYHYWARWCKWYKYQPLDHIREYFGEKIAFYFAWLGFYTAWLLPAAVVGTLVFVSGVMSMGTNTPAKEICNSGASYLMCPLCNTCKAWNMSDICTMAKLGYLFDHPGTVLFSVFMSFWAVTFLEYWKRKMATLAHHWDCMDFHEEEERPRPEFAAMAPTMEQNPVTGVKEPYFPEKTRLSRMFTGSMVIIMMLCVVMIFLVTVVMCRGIISVMMFHTGSPVLRTEAGTIANISSSIVNLGLILLMGRVYTALAEQLTKWEMHRTQTQYDNAFIFKVFIFQFVNFYSSPFYVAFFKGRFVGYPTNYGTLFGMRNEDCGPGGCLIELAEQLFIIMVGKQLINNVQEFIIPKVKAWHQKRTLAKVMGDKAAHEPQRWEEDYQLVECEGLFEEYLEMVLQFGFITIFVAAFPLAPLFALLNNWVEIRLDAHKFACEYRRPVAERAQNIGVWFNILEALSHLSVIANAFLIAFTSDFLPRLLYQYKFNNDLDGYVNFTLAYAPLNYTEYPMCRYKAYRDNTGNYSLFYWELLAVRLGFIIAFEHVVFFVLRAIDWIVPDFPESLELKIKRERYLAKQALAENQEALLVSRGRGANPATPGTSSPVNVAG
- the ano11 gene encoding anoctamin-7 isoform X1, encoding MLRKGSELLKGDREVLLDLDYGGEAQTTDSYGSLQNGSFIPPRYLSAAAADEDEDGDDPIHIHCNTKSNQLPPQLGNYFRDGRTKIDFVLVWEIRSRRKRRGKGKVTGEDGEAVPTEDNSRSERKKAQLAQWREKFVQNLESAGLLMEKEETANEKKTIHFLKLSAPWDVLVYYAEELCVRAPLQAQPNLDLNTSARVMRRLCIPNVMMESVPNRPLDYYTCAFRKSKMNRFLGCDDHENYFTNTQRHRVVYEILARTVYGKRKRAEVGVDRLVNEGVYTAAFPLHEGTFKLPRYEIRPDELNQRQILYHYWARWCKWYKYQPLDHIREYFGEKIAFYFAWLGFYTAWLLPAAVVGTLVFVSGVMSMGTNTPAKEICNSGASYLMCPLCNTCKAWNMSDICTMAKLGYLFDHPGTVLFSVFMSFWAVTFLEYWKRKMATLAHHWDCMDFHEEEERPRPEFAAMAPTMEQNPVTGVKEPYFPEKTRLSRMFTGSMVIIMMLCVVMIFLVTVVMCRGIISVMMFHTGSPVLRTEAGTIANISSSIVNLGLILLMGRVYTALAEQLTKWEMHRTQTQYDNAFIFKVFIFQFVNFYSSPFYVAFFKGRFVGYPTNYGTLFGMRNEDCGPGGCLIELAEQLFIIMVGKQLINNVQEFIIPKVKAWHQKRTLAKVMGDKAAHEPQRWEEDYQLVECEGLFEEYLEMVLQFGFITIFVAAFPLAPLFALLNNWVEIRLDAHKFACEYRRPVAERAQNIGVWFNILEALSHLSVIANAFLIAFTSDFLPRLLYQYKFNNDLDGYVNFTLAYAPLNYTEYPMCRYKAYRDNTGNYSLFYWELLAVRLGFIIAFEHVVFFVLRAIDWIVPDFPESLELKIKRERYLAKQALAENQEALLVSRGRGANPATPGTSSPASDASFGNMS